The Pseudomonas baetica genome includes a region encoding these proteins:
- the crcB gene encoding fluoride efflux transporter CrcB yields MLPLIIAVSAGGVAGTLLRFATGNWVNANWPRHFYTATLAVNIVGCLLIGVLYGLFLIRPEVPIEVRAGLMVGFLGGLTTFSSFSLDTVRLLESGQVLLALGYAALSVFGGLLATWAGLSLTKL; encoded by the coding sequence GTGCTTCCATTGATCATTGCGGTCTCCGCCGGCGGGGTTGCCGGCACCTTGTTGCGCTTCGCTACCGGCAATTGGGTCAACGCCAATTGGCCGCGGCACTTCTATACCGCGACGCTGGCCGTTAATATCGTGGGCTGTCTGCTGATTGGCGTGTTGTACGGCCTGTTTTTGATACGCCCGGAAGTGCCGATCGAGGTGCGTGCCGGGTTGATGGTCGGCTTCCTCGGGGGGCTGACGACTTTTTCATCCTTTTCACTGGATACGGTGCGCCTGCTGGAAAGCGGGCAAGTGTTGCTGGCCCTCGGCTATGCGGCACTCAGCGTATTCGGCGGGCTGCTCGCGACGTGGGCCGGCCTGTCCTTGACCAAACTTTGA
- the serS gene encoding serine--tRNA ligase, which yields MLDSKLLRSNLQDVADRLASRGFALDTARIEALEEQRKTVQTRTEALQAERNARSKSIGQAKQRGEDIAPLMADVERMAGELSAGKVELDAIQTELDSILLGIPNLPHESVPVGKDEDDNVEVRRWGTPTAFDFEVKDHVALGEKFGWLDFETAAKLSGARFALLRGPIARLHRALAQFMINLHVNEHGYEEAYTPYLVQAPALQGTGQLPKFEEDLFKIAREGEADLYLIPTAEVSLTNIVAGEIVDSKLLPIKFVAHTPCFRSEAGASGRDTRGMIRQHQFDKVEMVQIVEPSTSMEALEGLTANAEKVLQLLGLPYRTLALCTGDMGFGAVKTYDLEVWIPSQDKYREISSCSNCGDFQARRMQARFRNPETGKPELVHTLNGSGLAVGRTLVAVLENYQQADGSIRVPDVLKPYMGGLEVIG from the coding sequence ATGCTCGATTCTAAACTGTTACGTAGCAACCTTCAGGACGTAGCGGACCGCCTGGCTTCCCGTGGCTTTGCCCTGGATACCGCGCGCATCGAAGCGCTGGAAGAACAGCGCAAGACCGTCCAGACCCGCACCGAAGCACTGCAGGCTGAGCGTAACGCGCGTTCCAAATCCATCGGTCAGGCCAAGCAGCGCGGCGAAGACATCGCGCCGCTGATGGCGGACGTCGAGCGCATGGCGGGCGAGTTGAGCGCCGGTAAAGTCGAGCTGGACGCAATCCAGACTGAACTGGACTCGATCCTGCTCGGTATCCCGAACCTGCCACACGAATCCGTTCCGGTCGGCAAGGACGAAGACGACAACGTTGAAGTGCGCCGCTGGGGCACGCCGACCGCGTTCGACTTCGAAGTGAAAGACCACGTGGCGCTGGGCGAGAAGTTCGGCTGGCTGGACTTTGAAACCGCCGCCAAACTGTCCGGCGCGCGTTTCGCCCTGTTGCGTGGCCCGATCGCCCGTCTGCACCGCGCACTGGCGCAGTTCATGATCAACCTGCACGTCAACGAACACGGCTACGAAGAGGCGTACACGCCTTATCTGGTTCAGGCCCCGGCGCTGCAAGGCACCGGTCAACTGCCCAAGTTCGAAGAAGACCTGTTCAAGATCGCTCGCGAAGGCGAAGCCGATCTGTACCTGATCCCGACCGCCGAAGTGTCGCTGACCAACATCGTCGCTGGCGAAATCGTCGATTCGAAACTGCTGCCGATCAAGTTCGTTGCGCACACGCCGTGCTTTCGCAGTGAAGCCGGCGCGTCGGGTCGTGACACTCGCGGCATGATCCGTCAGCACCAGTTCGACAAGGTTGAAATGGTTCAGATCGTTGAGCCGTCGACCTCGATGGAAGCGCTGGAAGGCCTGACCGCCAACGCCGAAAAAGTTCTGCAACTGCTTGGCCTGCCTTACCGCACCCTGGCGCTGTGTACCGGCGACATGGGCTTCGGCGCGGTCAAGACTTACGACCTCGAAGTGTGGATCCCGAGCCAGGACAAATACCGCGAAATCTCGTCGTGCTCCAACTGCGGCGACTTCCAGGCCCGCCGTATGCAGGCGCGCTTCCGTAACCCGGAAACCGGCAAGCCTGAGCTGGTACACACCTTGAACGGTTCCGGCCTGGCGGTCGGTCGTACCTTGGTTGCGGTGCTGGAAAACTACCAGCAGGCCGACGGTTCGATCCGTGTGCCGGACGTGCTGAAGCCGTACATGGGTGGCCTTGAGGTTATCGGCTAA
- the cysG gene encoding siroheme synthase CysG, translating to MKYLPLFHNLRGSRVLVVGGGEIALRKSRLLADAGALLRVVAPEIETQLRELVVASDGECLLRGYVEADMDGCVLIIAATDDETLNAQVSTDAHRRCVPVNVVDAPALCSVIFPAIVDRSPLIVAISSGGDAPVLARLIRAKIETWIPSTYGQLAGLAARFRNQVKSLFPDVQQRRGFWEDVFQGPIADRQLAGQGAEAERLLQAKIDGEADITTGEVYLVGAGPGDPDLLTFRALRLMQQADVVLYDRLVAPAILDLCRRDAERVYVGKRRAEHAVPQDQINQQLVDLAKAGKRVVRLKGGDPFIFGRGGEEIEELAAHGIPFQVVPGITAASGCAAYAGIPLTHRDYAQSVRFVTGHLKDGSTDLPWADLVSPAQTLVFYMGLVGLPVICEQLIKHGRAADTPAALIQQGTTVNQRVFTGTLADLPKMVAEHEVHAPTLVIIGEVVQLREKLAWFEGAQAQV from the coding sequence ATGAAATATCTGCCGCTGTTTCACAACCTGCGCGGCAGTCGTGTGTTGGTCGTCGGTGGGGGGGAAATTGCCTTGCGCAAATCCCGCCTGCTGGCCGATGCCGGTGCGCTGCTGCGGGTGGTCGCACCTGAAATCGAAACGCAACTGCGTGAGTTGGTTGTCGCCAGTGATGGCGAGTGCCTGTTGCGCGGTTACGTTGAGGCGGATATGGACGGTTGCGTGCTGATCATCGCCGCCACCGACGACGAAACGCTTAACGCACAAGTTTCCACCGACGCCCATCGGCGTTGTGTGCCGGTCAACGTGGTCGACGCACCTGCCCTGTGCAGCGTGATCTTCCCGGCGATCGTCGATCGCTCGCCACTGATCGTCGCGATCTCCAGCGGCGGCGATGCGCCGGTGCTGGCGCGATTGATTCGCGCCAAGATCGAAACCTGGATTCCCTCGACCTACGGCCAACTGGCCGGTCTCGCCGCGCGTTTCCGTAATCAGGTGAAAAGCCTGTTTCCGGATGTGCAGCAGCGTCGCGGTTTTTGGGAAGACGTGTTTCAAGGGCCGATTGCCGATCGGCAACTGGCCGGGCAGGGCGCCGAAGCTGAGCGCCTGTTGCAGGCGAAGATTGATGGCGAAGCCGACATCACCACGGGTGAGGTGTATCTGGTGGGAGCAGGGCCGGGTGACCCGGATCTGCTGACCTTCCGTGCGCTGCGTCTGATGCAGCAGGCCGATGTGGTGCTGTACGACCGTTTGGTCGCGCCGGCCATTCTTGATCTGTGCCGTCGCGATGCCGAGCGGGTTTACGTCGGCAAGCGTCGCGCTGAGCATGCGGTGCCGCAGGATCAGATCAACCAGCAACTGGTCGATCTGGCCAAGGCCGGCAAGCGTGTGGTGCGCTTGAAGGGCGGTGATCCGTTTATCTTCGGCCGTGGCGGCGAAGAGATCGAAGAGCTGGCTGCCCACGGCATTCCCTTCCAGGTGGTGCCAGGCATCACGGCGGCGAGCGGTTGTGCGGCGTATGCCGGGATTCCGCTGACTCATCGTGATTACGCGCAGTCAGTGCGCTTTGTCACCGGGCACTTGAAGGACGGTTCCACCGATCTGCCATGGGCCGACCTCGTCTCTCCGGCGCAGACGCTGGTGTTCTACATGGGCCTGGTCGGATTGCCGGTGATCTGCGAGCAGTTGATCAAGCATGGTCGTGCGGCGGATACCCCGGCGGCGTTGATTCAGCAGGGCACCACGGTCAACCAGCGGGTCTTCACCGGCACGCTGGCCGATTTGCCGAAGATGGTGGCGGAGCATGAAGTGCATGCGCCGACACTGGTGATCATTGGCGAAGTGGTGCAACTGCGCGAGAAGCTGGCGTGGTTCGAAGGGGCTCAGGCGCAGGTCTGA
- a CDS encoding glutathione S-transferase family protein — protein sequence MGLLVDGHWQDKWYESSKDGAFQREQAQRRNWVTADGQPGPSGEGGFAAEAGRYHLYVSLACPWAHRTLILRKLKGLERLIDVSVVSWLMLENGWTFDTTLGSTGDKLDHFNFMHQRYTADTPDYTGRVTVPVLWDKKLKRIVSNESAEIIRMFNSAFDDLTGNDLDFYPAALRGEIDALNERIYPAVNNGVYRAGFATSQQAYEEAFDEVFAELDHLERVLGANRYLSGEYLTEADVRLFTTMIRFDAVYHGHFKCNLRRIADYPNLSNWLRELYQWPGIAETVDFQHIKNHYYGSHKTINPTGVVPKGPEQDFTAAHDRTRLAGKGIWRRG from the coding sequence ATGGGTTTACTCGTTGATGGCCACTGGCAGGACAAGTGGTACGAGAGCAGCAAGGACGGCGCGTTCCAGCGCGAACAGGCGCAACGACGCAACTGGGTCACCGCCGACGGCCAGCCTGGTCCGAGCGGTGAAGGCGGTTTTGCCGCCGAGGCCGGGCGCTATCACCTCTACGTTTCGCTCGCCTGTCCATGGGCGCATCGCACGCTGATCCTGCGCAAACTCAAAGGTCTGGAACGTCTGATCGACGTTTCGGTGGTCAGTTGGTTGATGCTGGAAAACGGCTGGACCTTCGACACGACGCTCGGCTCCACCGGCGACAAGCTCGACCACTTCAATTTCATGCACCAGCGCTACACCGCCGACACGCCCGACTACACCGGTCGCGTCACCGTACCGGTGCTGTGGGACAAAAAGCTAAAGCGCATTGTCAGCAACGAATCGGCGGAGATCATCCGCATGTTCAACAGTGCGTTCGATGATCTGACTGGCAATGATCTGGACTTCTACCCGGCTGCGCTGCGTGGCGAGATCGATGCTCTGAATGAACGGATTTACCCGGCGGTGAACAATGGCGTGTATCGCGCCGGGTTCGCGACGTCGCAACAGGCTTATGAAGAAGCGTTCGACGAGGTGTTTGCCGAACTCGATCACTTGGAGCGGGTGCTGGGTGCCAACCGTTATCTGAGTGGTGAATACCTGACTGAAGCGGATGTGCGCCTGTTCACCACAATGATTCGCTTCGATGCCGTGTATCACGGGCACTTCAAGTGCAACCTGCGGCGGATTGCCGATTATCCGAATCTGTCGAACTGGTTGCGCGAGCTGTATCAGTGGCCGGGGATTGCCGAAACGGTGGATTTCCAGCACATCAAAAATCACTACTACGGCAGCCACAAGACCATCAATCCGACGGGGGTTGTGCCGAAGGGGCCGGAGCAGGATTTCACTGCGGCGCATGATCGGACGCGGTTGGCTGGGAAAGGGATTTGGCGCCGGGGCTGA
- a CDS encoding glycosyl transferase family protein, whose amino-acid sequence MTDYPALTLETPAEHPFAQFVRILGKGKRGARDLTREEAREAMGMVLDDKVEDTQLGAFLMLLRHKEESAEEMAGFTEALRERLQAPALNVDLDWPTYAGKKRHLPWYLLAAKCLAQNGVRIFMHGGGAHTAGRLYTEQLLGELSIPLCRNWQQVGTALDNGGLAFMPLMDWAPQLQKMIDLRNTMGLRSPIHSLARILNPLGARCGLQSIFHPGYQAVHRDASGLLGDTAIVVKGDGGEIEINPDADSHLYGTSGGESWDEEWPQLSAQRHVKPASLDVEHLKAVWRGEVVDSYPQMALISTMALALRGLGQSRDQAFDTAEQYWAARDKSI is encoded by the coding sequence ATGACTGACTATCCAGCGCTGACCCTCGAAACACCTGCCGAGCACCCGTTCGCTCAGTTCGTACGGATTCTTGGCAAGGGCAAGCGCGGAGCGCGCGATCTGACCCGCGAAGAAGCTCGCGAAGCCATGGGCATGGTGCTCGACGACAAGGTCGAAGACACCCAGCTCGGCGCGTTTCTGATGTTGCTGCGGCATAAAGAAGAAAGCGCCGAAGAAATGGCCGGTTTCACCGAGGCCCTGCGCGAGCGGTTGCAGGCGCCAGCGCTGAACGTCGACCTGGACTGGCCGACCTACGCCGGCAAGAAACGCCATTTGCCTTGGTATCTGCTGGCAGCCAAGTGCCTGGCGCAGAACGGCGTACGCATCTTCATGCATGGCGGCGGCGCACACACCGCCGGGCGGTTGTACACCGAGCAACTGCTGGGCGAGCTGAGCATCCCGTTGTGCCGTAACTGGCAGCAAGTCGGCACGGCGCTGGATAACGGAGGCTTGGCGTTCATGCCATTGATGGACTGGGCGCCACAACTGCAAAAGATGATTGATCTGCGCAACACCATGGGGCTGCGCTCACCGATCCACTCGCTGGCACGGATTCTCAATCCACTGGGTGCGCGCTGCGGCCTGCAAAGCATCTTCCACCCCGGTTACCAAGCCGTACACCGTGATGCCAGCGGTTTGCTCGGCGACACGGCGATTGTGGTCAAGGGCGATGGCGGCGAAATCGAGATCAACCCGGATGCCGACAGCCATCTCTATGGCACCAGCGGCGGCGAGAGCTGGGACGAGGAATGGCCGCAATTGTCAGCCCAGCGCCACGTCAAACCGGCCTCGCTGGACGTCGAGCATTTGAAAGCGGTGTGGCGCGGAGAAGTGGTCGACAGCTACCCGCAAATGGCCTTGATCTCGACGATGGCGTTGGCGCTGCGAGGCCTTGGCCAAAGCCGCGACCAAGCGTTCGACACCGCCGAGCAGTATTGGGCCGCACGAGACAAATCGATTTAA
- a CDS encoding TusE/DsrC/DsvC family sulfur relay protein, producing the protein MNSMTVGARAIELDKDGFLVDLSDWSREVASALAAAEDIELTPEHWEVLELLRSFYAEFQLSPATRPLIKYTALKLGPEKGNSLHLNRLFKGTPAKLAAKLAGLPKPTNCL; encoded by the coding sequence ATGAATTCGATGACCGTCGGCGCCCGCGCCATCGAACTGGATAAGGATGGCTTTCTGGTCGACCTCAGCGACTGGTCACGCGAGGTCGCCAGCGCCCTCGCCGCCGCTGAGGACATCGAGCTGACCCCGGAACACTGGGAAGTCCTCGAACTGCTGCGCAGCTTCTATGCAGAATTCCAGCTGTCGCCGGCGACCCGGCCGTTGATTAAATACACCGCGCTGAAACTTGGCCCCGAAAAAGGCAATAGCCTGCACCTGAACCGACTGTTCAAAGGCACCCCTGCCAAACTCGCCGCAAAACTGGCGGGCCTGCCCAAACCGACGAATTGCTTATGA
- the tusB gene encoding sulfurtransferase complex subunit TusB gives MSTLHVLSHSPFGDDRLTSCLRVIGSADALLLCGDAVYALQPGTAPFAALQTGQVKLFVLAEDAQARAVETPDWAQAIDYPAFIELSIHHDKVNSWL, from the coding sequence ATGTCGACTTTGCATGTGTTGTCTCATTCCCCGTTTGGCGACGATCGCCTGACCAGTTGCCTGCGCGTGATCGGCAGTGCCGACGCCTTGCTGCTCTGTGGCGACGCGGTATATGCCTTGCAACCGGGCACCGCGCCGTTCGCCGCGCTGCAAACCGGACAGGTAAAACTGTTCGTGTTGGCGGAAGATGCACAAGCCCGCGCCGTAGAGACTCCAGACTGGGCCCAAGCCATCGACTATCCGGCCTTTATCGAACTGTCGATCCACCACGACAAGGTCAACAGCTGGCTATGA
- the tusC gene encoding sulfurtransferase complex subunit TusC gives MARSLLIISRQSPWSGPGAREALDIVLAGGAFDLPIGLLFLDDGVLQLAAGQNAKALQQKDLSANLQALPMFGVEELFYCTDSATSRGLNTLSLDEAQPLAAEQITALIDRYDQVITL, from the coding sequence ATGGCCAGATCCCTGTTGATCATCAGCCGCCAATCGCCATGGTCCGGCCCCGGCGCCCGCGAAGCGCTGGACATCGTACTGGCCGGCGGTGCCTTCGATCTGCCGATCGGTCTGCTGTTTCTCGATGACGGCGTGCTGCAACTGGCCGCCGGGCAAAATGCCAAGGCCCTGCAACAGAAAGACCTGAGCGCCAACCTGCAAGCGCTGCCAATGTTCGGCGTTGAAGAGCTGTTTTATTGCACCGACAGCGCCACCAGCCGTGGCCTGAACACGCTGTCGCTGGACGAAGCGCAACCGCTCGCCGCCGAGCAAATCACCGCCCTTATTGACCGTTACGACCAGGTGATCACCCTCTGA
- the tusD gene encoding sulfurtransferase complex subunit TusD, which translates to MKFAIALFSAAHAPSSRRALLFAQAALAGGHEIVRLFFYQDGVYNASDAVVTPQDELDLPKQWRAFISEQNLDGVVCIAAALRRGVLNDEEAKRYQRDAVSVSAPWELSGLGQLHDAVQDADRLICFGGA; encoded by the coding sequence ATGAAGTTTGCCATCGCGCTGTTTTCCGCCGCTCATGCGCCCTCCTCGCGCCGTGCCCTGCTGTTTGCGCAGGCTGCACTGGCCGGTGGGCATGAGATTGTCCGGTTGTTTTTCTATCAGGACGGCGTCTACAACGCCTCCGATGCGGTAGTTACGCCGCAAGACGAACTGGACTTGCCCAAGCAATGGCGCGCTTTCATCAGCGAGCAGAACCTCGACGGCGTGGTGTGCATCGCTGCAGCCCTGCGCCGTGGTGTGTTGAATGACGAAGAAGCCAAGCGCTATCAGCGTGACGCCGTGTCCGTCAGCGCACCGTGGGAATTGTCCGGCCTCGGCCAGTTGCATGACGCGGTACAAGACGCTGACCGCCTGATCTGTTTCGGAGGCGCGTGA
- a CDS encoding YoaK family protein, with amino-acid sequence MLPSASTHRASPGHLYTQKWRGRVGLALVASLSVLAGMTDAIGFMASGDFVSFMSGNTTRLAVAISDGDLGLTVRLVILVATFIVGNALGVLVARLGGRRALPLLLCIATLLCAAAAWPFDSQLPALLAAIIAMGMLNASVEEVNGLPVGLTYVTGALSRFGRGLGRWMLGERRSGWRVQLVPWSGMFIGAILGAVLEHHLGLKAMFVSGLLAATVGALSLAIPRRWQLGYMPR; translated from the coding sequence ATGCTGCCTTCCGCCTCGACTCACCGCGCCAGTCCCGGCCATCTGTACACGCAGAAATGGCGTGGCCGCGTGGGGCTGGCGCTGGTGGCCAGCCTGTCGGTGCTGGCCGGAATGACCGACGCCATCGGTTTCATGGCCAGCGGCGACTTCGTCTCGTTCATGAGTGGCAACACCACGCGGCTGGCAGTGGCGATCAGTGATGGCGATCTCGGGCTGACCGTGCGTCTGGTGATTCTTGTCGCGACTTTTATTGTCGGCAATGCCCTGGGCGTGCTTGTCGCGCGCCTCGGCGGACGACGGGCGCTGCCGCTGCTGCTGTGCATCGCCACCCTGCTCTGCGCCGCGGCAGCCTGGCCGTTTGACTCGCAACTGCCGGCACTGCTGGCGGCGATCATCGCCATGGGCATGCTCAATGCGTCGGTCGAAGAGGTGAATGGTCTGCCGGTCGGGCTGACCTATGTCACCGGGGCGTTGTCGCGGTTTGGTCGTGGACTGGGCCGGTGGATGCTCGGCGAGCGGCGCAGCGGCTGGCGCGTGCAACTGGTGCCGTGGAGCGGGATGTTCATCGGCGCGATTCTTGGCGCGGTGCTGGAACACCATTTGGGGCTCAAGGCGATGTTCGTCAGCGGGCTGCTCGCGGCGACAGTAGGTGCGCTGTCACTGGCCATTCCGCGACGCTGGCAACTCGGCTACATGCCCCGTTGA
- a CDS encoding DUF6388 family protein has translation MAPTDQRHEHALQLFLDQRPELRETLDHLNPLLAQAKGETQAQYREERLHEAFEEEAESLGLFAWELTLKLTADSPEEYQAQRLEVHREVAEMAGMEWLEYCDLYGIEP, from the coding sequence ATGGCGCCTACCGATCAGCGACATGAACACGCTCTGCAACTGTTTCTCGATCAACGCCCCGAATTGCGCGAAACGCTTGATCATCTCAATCCGCTGTTGGCCCAAGCCAAGGGTGAAACCCAGGCGCAGTATCGCGAAGAACGCCTGCACGAAGCCTTTGAGGAGGAGGCAGAAAGCCTCGGGTTGTTTGCTTGGGAACTGACTTTGAAACTGACGGCCGATTCGCCTGAGGAATATCAGGCCCAGCGTCTTGAGGTGCACCGCGAAGTAGCGGAAATGGCCGGCATGGAGTGGCTGGAGTATTGCGACCTGTATGGAATAGAACCGTAA
- a CDS encoding GNAT family N-acetyltransferase, with product MNLRIELSHNPTDEQRQAILLPLIAYNDAKTGGSKSEPFALMVRDDHDAILGGLYGRVIFQWMFIELLSVPEQGRGRGIGSELMAMAEALAREKNCQGMWLDTFDFQAPGFYQKLGFSQFGEIVDYPPGHKRHFFQKRLMD from the coding sequence ATGAACTTGCGTATCGAGTTGTCGCACAACCCCACCGACGAACAACGCCAAGCCATACTCTTGCCCCTGATTGCGTATAACGATGCCAAAACGGGCGGCTCAAAGTCAGAACCGTTCGCCCTCATGGTGCGCGATGACCACGATGCAATCCTTGGCGGCTTGTATGGTCGTGTGATTTTTCAGTGGATGTTCATTGAGTTGCTGTCAGTGCCCGAACAGGGCCGGGGACGGGGCATTGGCTCGGAACTGATGGCCATGGCCGAAGCGTTGGCCAGAGAGAAGAATTGCCAGGGCATGTGGCTGGACACCTTCGACTTTCAGGCGCCTGGGTTTTACCAGAAGCTGGGGTTCAGCCAGTTTGGCGAGATCGTCGATTATCCGCCGGGGCACAAGCGGCATTTTTTCCAGAAGCGCTTGATGGATTGA
- a CDS encoding hemerythrin domain-containing protein: MNIFEALRESHDRQRTYAKALIETSGDTPERVEAYKQLKAELQAHETAEERHFYIPLMEFDNGVDLSRHAISEHHEMDEMMEELDETEMSSPAWLATAKKLSDKVHHHLKEEEQKFFQMAGKLLNEKQKEQLAGAYEKEFQAQLP, from the coding sequence ATGAACATTTTCGAAGCTCTTCGCGAAAGCCATGACCGCCAGCGCACCTACGCCAAAGCCCTGATCGAGACCAGCGGCGATACGCCGGAGCGCGTCGAGGCCTACAAACAGCTCAAAGCCGAACTGCAAGCCCACGAAACCGCCGAAGAACGCCACTTCTACATTCCGTTGATGGAATTCGACAACGGCGTCGATCTCAGCCGTCACGCCATTTCCGAACACCACGAGATGGACGAGATGATGGAGGAGCTGGATGAGACCGAGATGTCGAGCCCGGCGTGGCTGGCCACTGCGAAAAAGCTCTCGGACAAGGTCCATCACCACCTCAAGGAAGAAGAGCAGAAGTTCTTCCAGATGGCCGGCAAGTTGCTCAACGAAAAACAGAAAGAGCAGCTAGCCGGAGCGTACGAAAAGGAGTTCCAGGCTCAATTGCCGTGA
- a CDS encoding lytic polysaccharide monooxygenase auxiliary activity family 9 protein: MNQPQPQAQTQLRHGRVVSPASRGAVAIEQGLLGAWQVNEMEGGKNFPALAAGPFPAPYETDSASVAPPADGYILSGGKTDPRDCVNFTDEELSKKLGRPFSWPLLNVTAGQTLEVKWEYTAPHTTRGYRWLITKDGWDPKQRISRAQLEAQPFFEDFYTQVPYYSHSAELKAKVNHSVKLPANKKGHHVIVLMWIVANTGNAFYQAFDVDFK; this comes from the coding sequence ATGAATCAACCACAACCACAAGCACAAACCCAACTGCGACACGGTCGCGTCGTCTCCCCGGCGAGCCGCGGTGCGGTCGCCATCGAGCAAGGATTGCTCGGTGCCTGGCAGGTCAATGAAATGGAAGGCGGCAAGAACTTCCCGGCACTGGCGGCCGGGCCGTTTCCGGCGCCCTACGAAACCGACTCTGCCAGTGTCGCGCCGCCGGCTGACGGCTACATCCTCAGCGGCGGCAAGACCGATCCGCGTGATTGCGTGAACTTCACTGATGAAGAGCTGAGCAAGAAGCTCGGGCGTCCGTTCTCTTGGCCGCTGCTCAATGTCACCGCGGGCCAGACCCTCGAGGTCAAATGGGAATACACCGCGCCGCACACCACCCGTGGCTATCGCTGGCTGATTACCAAGGATGGCTGGGACCCGAAACAGCGCATCAGCCGTGCGCAACTGGAAGCGCAACCGTTCTTCGAGGACTTCTACACTCAGGTGCCTTATTACAGCCATTCGGCGGAGCTGAAGGCCAAGGTCAACCATTCGGTGAAACTTCCGGCGAACAAGAAGGGGCATCACGTCATCGTGCTGATGTGGATCGTCGCCAACACCGGCAATGCCTTCTATCAGGCCTTCGACGTCGACTTCAAATAA